A single region of the Planctomycetaceae bacterium genome encodes:
- the rpoD gene encoding RNA polymerase sigma factor RpoD, which yields MAAPLEASIKKLLDDGKRRGYITYEEMNDGLPEGAVSPDRLDALLMTLDEMGIELIDEEEVGSRAALAPDAPEEDEEVIEKEEEPHEEIEADTRRIDDPVRMYLTQMGEIPLLTRPQEIALARKIEMTRMHFRRRVLQSDYCIQQAVEIIAQVHTSDLPFDRTMRISTAENLSKESIMDRMPANLATLKKIMAADRIDWDIFWNPKSSQAAKAKAQRKLWKRRRRGAKLLEELSLRTSKIQPLMKKLMHISDKITELERMLAAGPGGGNTQEDLDVMREEHDGLVDLVLEEPETLRVRVKSIQQVFNDYEQAKRELSGGNLRLVVSIAKKYRNRGLSFLDIIQEGNTGLMRAVDKYEYRRGYKFSTYATWWIRQAITRAIADHARTIRIPVHMIETMSRLRNISKRLVQQLGREPTIEEIAEEAGMAIAEARRVLKISRHPISLDRPVGESEDSYFGDFIEDESAESPIETAGTEMLKDRIEEVLKTLTYREREIIKLRYGIGDGYTYTLEEVGRIFKVTRERVRQVEAKAIRKLQHPVRARKLEGFLDRSHMGGD from the coding sequence ATGGCTGCGCCACTTGAAGCGAGCATAAAGAAACTTCTCGACGACGGTAAGAGACGGGGATACATCACCTACGAGGAAATGAACGACGGGCTGCCCGAAGGGGCCGTCTCGCCCGATCGTCTCGATGCGCTGTTGATGACCCTCGACGAGATGGGTATCGAGCTCATCGACGAGGAAGAAGTCGGCTCGCGCGCCGCCCTCGCCCCCGACGCCCCCGAGGAAGACGAAGAGGTCATCGAAAAAGAGGAAGAGCCCCACGAGGAGATCGAGGCCGACACCCGGCGCATCGACGACCCCGTGCGCATGTACCTGACGCAGATGGGCGAGATCCCCCTGCTGACGCGACCGCAGGAAATCGCCCTGGCCCGCAAGATCGAGATGACGCGGATGCACTTCCGCCGACGCGTCCTCCAGAGCGACTACTGCATTCAGCAGGCCGTCGAGATCATCGCCCAGGTCCACACCAGCGATCTGCCCTTCGACCGCACCATGCGCATCTCGACAGCCGAGAACCTCTCCAAAGAGTCCATCATGGACCGCATGCCGGCCAACCTGGCCACCCTGAAGAAGATCATGGCCGCCGACCGGATCGACTGGGACATCTTCTGGAACCCCAAGAGCAGCCAGGCCGCCAAGGCCAAGGCCCAGCGCAAGCTCTGGAAACGCCGCCGCCGCGGCGCCAAGCTGCTGGAAGAACTCTCGCTGAGAACCAGCAAGATCCAGCCGCTGATGAAGAAACTCATGCACATCTCCGACAAGATCACCGAGTTGGAGCGGATGCTGGCGGCCGGGCCCGGCGGCGGCAACACGCAGGAAGACCTCGACGTGATGCGCGAGGAGCACGACGGCCTGGTGGACCTGGTGCTGGAAGAGCCCGAGACCCTGCGCGTGCGGGTCAAGAGCATCCAGCAGGTCTTCAACGACTACGAGCAGGCCAAGCGCGAGCTGTCCGGCGGCAACCTGCGCCTGGTGGTCTCGATCGCCAAGAAGTACCGCAACCGCGGCCTGAGCTTTTTGGACATCATCCAGGAAGGCAACACCGGCCTCATGCGGGCGGTGGACAAGTACGAGTACCGCCGCGGGTACAAGTTCTCGACGTACGCCACGTGGTGGATCCGCCAGGCCATCACCCGCGCCATCGCCGACCATGCCCGCACGATCCGCATCCCCGTACACATGATCGAGACGATGAGCCGCCTGCGCAACATCTCCAAGCGGCTCGTGCAGCAGCTCGGGCGCGAGCCGACGATCGAAGAGATCGCCGAAGAAGCCGGAATGGCCATCGCCGAAGCGCGGCGCGTGCTCAAGATCTCGCGACACCCCATCAGCCTCGACCGACCCGTCGGCGAGAGCGAAGACAGCTACTTCGGCGACTTTATCGAAGACGAGTCAGCCGAGAGCCCCATCGAGACGGCCGGCACGGAGATGCTCAAGGACCGCATCGAGGAAGTGCTCAAGACGCTGACGTACCGCGAGCGCGAGATCATCAAGCTGCGTTACGGCATCGGCGACGGGTACACGTACACCCTCGAGGAAGTCGGACGCATCTTCAAGGTCACCCGCGAGCGCGTGCGCCAGGTCGAAGCCAAGGCCATCCGCAAGCTCCAGCACCCCGTGCGGGCGAGAAAGCTCGAAGGCTTCCTCGACCGCAGCCACATGGGCGGGGATTGA